Proteins from a genomic interval of Heteronotia binoei isolate CCM8104 ecotype False Entrance Well chromosome 7, APGP_CSIRO_Hbin_v1, whole genome shotgun sequence:
- the RNF152 gene encoding E3 ubiquitin-protein ligase RNF152: METLSQDILLECQICFNYYSPRRRPKLLDCKHTCCSVCLQQMRTSQKDLRCPWCRGITKLPPGFSVSQLPDDPEVIAVIAIPHTSEHTPVFIKLPSNGCYMLPLPIAKERSLLPGDIGCRLLPGPQQKSVTVVTIPAEQQPLQAAIPQDAGDEEQDRRGMVKSSTWSGVCTVILVACVLVFLLGIVLHNMSCISKRFTVISCG, encoded by the coding sequence ATGGAGACTCTGTCCCAGGACATTCTCCTGGAGTGTCAGATTTGTTTCAATTACTACAGTCCTCGACGGAGGCCCAAATTGCTGGACTGCAAGCACACCTGCTGCTCCGTTTGCCTTCAGCAGATGAGGACCAGCCAGAAGGACTTGAGGTGTCCGTGGTGCCGAGGGATCACCAAGCTGCCGCCTGGGTTTTCCGTCTCGCAGCTGCCGGACGACCCAGAGGTCATCGCCGTGATTGCAATTCCCCACACTTCCGAGCACACCCCGGTCTTCATCAAACTTCCTAGCAATGGGTGTTACATGTTGCCGTTGCCTATCGCCAAGGAGAGGTCCCTGTTGCCGGGGGACATCGGCTGCCGCCTCTTGCCGGGCCCTCAGCAGAAGTCTGTCACCGTGGTGACGATCCCGGCCGAGCAGCAGCCGTTGCAGGCCGCAATCCCCCAAGACGCAGGAGACGAGGAACAAGACAGGAGGGGCATGGTGAAAAGTTCGACCTGGTCAGGAGTGTGCACGGTCATCCTGGTGGCTTGCGTCTTGGTCTTTCTCCTCGGCATCGTCCTCCACAACATGTCGTGCATCTCCAAGCGTTTCACTGTGATCTCTTGCGGCTGA